GGGAAAGGTTCACCTTTGAAGCTTATTTAGATGATGGAAAAGTAACCATTGAAAAATCTTCCGATCCTGATAAGTTGATTCAGGTATCCATAAACCATTCCGAGTTTGACCTGGTATCTACAAGTGAGGATATCATCAACCTCACAAAAACAACAAAATTAAAGTTTTCGAAGCCCTATCTTCCTCAGCCTGAAGAGGTACATGAAATGAGAAAGCGGGATTTGAATCTTCTTAAAACATCACTGATAGATTGGAAAAACAGGGGGCGATTATGAAGGTAGGTTATGTGTCTCCCATGAGTATAGCGGCCGTCAATGGCGGACTCAGAACCCAGGCTTTAATGACGACTAAGCATATAATGTCCTTTGGAGTGGAACCGAAATTGATTTCTCCATGGGATGATATGAAAGCCATGAACCTTGACCTGGTTCATGTGTTCGGGGCTTCCATTGAAAATGTGGGAATTGTAGATCAGGTTAAAGCAATGGGATTGCCCCTCGCCCTTTCTCCGGTCTTCTTCTCCAACAGGAAAGCTGCTTTTATCAAAAGAGCCCTGAAAATGGAGCGTTTGAGCTCTGCTTTTGGCTCCGGAATCCGTTCAGATTTTAGCGTGAAAACCGAATTATGCAGCAAATCAGATCTCGTTTTACCAAATACCTCAGCTGAGGCTGATCTCATCCGGGATGGTTTTTCAATTCCTGAGAGCCAAATTCAGATTATCCCAAATGGGGTAGAACAAAAATTCGCAGAGGCTCGGCCACAGTTATTTATTGATACCTATGGATTGAAAGATTTCGTACTGTTTGCCGGTCAGGCCGGAGCCAAAAGAAAAAATGTAATCAAGCTTCTTGAAGTAGCTCCTGACCTCGATGCTCCTGTTGTAATCATCGGTTCTTTTTACAAGGATGAATACGGAGAAAAGTGCAGAATTTTAGCAGCAGAAGCCGGCAATGTCACCCTGATCGAAACTCTTGATCATGATTCTGAATTGCTAGCATCCGCGTATGCTGCCAGCAGCGTTTTTGTGCTTCCCTCCCAGTTCGAAACACCTGGAATTGCAGCCATGGAAGCGGCTCTGGCAGGTTCGAGAATTGTTATAACCGAGAAAGGCGGTACCAAAGATTACTTTGATGGATACGCTGAGTTTGTAAATCCGGATTCTTCTAAGTCCATATTAAACGGAATAAAGGAAGCTTTGAAAAGAGAATCCTCTGATACCCTGAAAAATCACATTCTTGAAAATTATACCTGGCAACGGGTAGCAGAATTAACGGCTAATCAATACAAAAGAGTTTTGGAATGAAGAAGATTCTAATCGCATTCGGAACCCGGCCTGAAGTCATTAAACTGGCCCCTGTGATCCTTGAACTCAGGGAAAGTATGGATGTAACGATTCTGCATACCGGCCAGCATAAAGAGCTTGTGGATCCCATGCTTTCCCTTTTTGACATTCAGCCGGATATCAACCTCGATATCATGAAGCCGAATCAGGATTTATTTGAGCTGACCCAATCCCTACTTCCTAAATTGAAGGAAATAATTGAAGAGAATGAGCCTGATTTCGTGATGGTTCAGGGAGACACGACGACTTCTTACCTTACCGCCCTGTCTTCATTCTATCAAAAAATTCCGGTGCTTCATGTAGAGGCCGGGTTGCGCAGCCATACCCCTTACTACCCTTTTCCCGAGGAAATGAACCGGAGACAAATAACCCATTTGGCTCACTTCCATTTTGCCCCAACGGAACTGAATAAGAAAAATTTACTAAAGGAAGGCATTGCTGAGGAAGCGATTTCAGTAACTGGGAATACGGTGATTGATGCCTTGAAGATAATTACCGAATCTGAAGCATTCACTAATTCTACCCCCGACATTCTTACTAAAATTAATTATAACCAAAAGCTGCTGGTGCTGACGGCTCACCGAAGAGAGAATCATGGTAAGCCCTTGGTGAATGTTTTCAAGGCTGTAAAACAGCTTTTAGCGTCAAACGAAGATCTGACAGTTATTTTCCCGGCTCACCCCAACCCCAATGTGCTGGCTGCAATCGAACAAGTTCAAATAAAAGACGAGCGATTTAAACGCACCTGTCCATTTGATTACCTCACCTTTTTGCATGTGCTCCGCCGGGCAGATTTAATACTGACCGATTCCGGTGGAATTCAGGAAGAAGCCTCTGCTCTTGGCAAACCGGTGTTAGTGCTCCGCAATGAAACCGAAAGACAGGAGCTGATTGAATCCGGTTTAGGAAAACTGGTAGGCACTGATCAGGAAACCATTATTAGCGAAGCCAATGAATGGCTTCAATCAGATAATTATCCGAACGCTTCTTCTGTATTCGGCAAGGGTAATGCAACAGCTATCATCAAAGAAGTGATTGAAAATCAGCTGTAATCCTGAAATTCATCTACTCCGGCCGGACCGTAATCATCGGTAAAGAATTGAATAGCCCCAACGATGATTCCCTTCAGCATAAACAATGTGAAGACGGCCATGAGCCCGTACTCTTTGAATGCCAGAATCAGTACCAAGTAGACAAGGAATAGTACAAATTTTCCCTTTTGCTCTTTAATGGTTTGACGGTCGAACCGGGGAATTTTATCAAAAGGAAGTGTGCTTACCATCAAAAAGGAAATAACCACTATAAAAGGGATCAGAACCGAATTCACACCATTCTCAAGAAAGGAAAACAATTCCATAGAGTCTCTGAAGGTCAGGAAGAAAGCACCAAGGATAATGGCCTGGGCCGGGATGGGTAATCCTACAAAGAAATCTGGTCGAGGATGGAGTCGCGCATTTACGTTAAAACGAGCCAAACGAACCGCTCCGCAAAGTGGCGGCAACGCGCTTACCATGATTCCCACAAAACCCAGTTCGTGTAAACTCCAGCTGTAAATTAAAAAGCCCGGAGCCACTCCGAATGAAACCATATCACTGATGGAATCCAGTTCAATTCCAAAATCGCTTGTGGCGTTGGCAAGTCGTGCCATCAATCCGTCAAAAACATCAAATAAACCGGCAAGGGCGATTAGCCACGCTCCTCGTATAAAATCCCCGTTCGAAATAGAAATGATTGCCAGGAAACCACTAAAGAGATTCATCAGGGTAAAGAAGCTGGGAACAGCGATCTTCTTGTTCACCGGCGGCTTTTGCTCTTTTCTCCGCTGTCGGCGCTGCTTGAAAGAATGATATTTTTTCTGAATTGGATATTTCATTAATAAATAGATTTAATTGCGCTCAATATTAAGAATTAAATACGGTTATTTATAGGTTCAATCTCAAACCATTATAATTCTTAGCATTCAATTGATCTGTTCAATTCGCAGATATTCATTATAATTCCGGTATCAAATAAAAAGAACACTATGAAAGAGATAACCGTAAAAATACCAGACCAAAAAGTGGATTTCTTTATGGAACTGATTGCTCAGTTGGGATTGGATGCAGAGCAACACGAAGATTTTGCAATTCCAGAGGAACACAAAGCAATTGTCAGAGAGCGCATAAAGAATTCCAGTCCTGAAGAATTAATTCCGTGGGAGGAAGCCAGAAAGCAACTTAGATTTAAAGACGATTAGTTGTGGAGAAATTCGAGGTTGTTGTAGAACCTCCTGCTTTGGAGGATATACAATCAGCAATTGATTACTATGAAGAAATAGAGATTGGTTTGGGGAGAACCTTCGAAAATGAATTAGACAATTTTATATCTACACTTAAGACGTTCCCCTTTTTCCAGAGGAGATATTCTGATGTGCACTGCCTTCCTCTTAAAATTTCCTCACATGATTCACTTTACAATTGACGAAAGAAGGAAGGTGTTAAACATTCGGGCAGTTTTTGGAACGGGTGAAAATCCGGAAAAATGGGAAAAGCGAAATTAAGCTGAACTCTTCGCTTTTATCTCACCTATGATTGATTCTCCGGCTTTAGTTGTATCACCCGGTTTCACTTTAACCTCAACATTGCCGGGTACAACCACATCCATTCGCGAGCCGAATTTCATAATACCAAATCGCTCTCCGACTTTTAACTCGTCCCCTTCCTTGATGTTATACACAATTCTTCGAGCCAGGAATCCGGTGATTTGCCGGAAAAAGATTTTGGTATTGGAAGGATGAAGAACGCCAAAATCGGCCCTCTCATTAAGTTCAGAAGCATGTTCAGTCCACGCCATCAGGTATTCCCCGGGATGATACTTGACGTACTCCAGCGATCCGGAAACAGGATTTCGGTTTACATGAACATTTAATGGGGATAGAAAAATACTGATCTGGGTAGCCTTATCCTTCAGGTACACGTCTTCATTTATTTCTTTTACAAACACCACTTTTCCATCGGCCGGTGAAATAATCAGGTTTTCATCGTCAGGTATATTGCGGTCCGGATCCCGAAAGAAGAATATGGTAAGTGCACTCAAAGTCCCCATTCCAGTATAAATCACATAGGTAAACCAGTGATTCAAAAAATAGTAAGCGAATCCACAAACCAATATGGAAACGGTAAGTACGAGTGCAATTGTGGGGTATCCTTCCTTAGATAGCATAATTAAAGCCCGAAGTATCTGAATGCATCATTAAACATTACAAAAATGAATAATCCAATCATCAGGAAAAAGCCAATTTGTTGGGCAATCATGCGAACTTTTTCAGAGGGTTCGCGACGAGTTATACCTTCGTAAAGCAGGAAAACAAGGTGCCCTCCATCCAAAGCCGGAATCGGCAGAATGTTCAGAATTGCAAGCGTGATACTCAACAGCGCCGTGATGTTCCAAAAACCAATCCATCCTGCCTGGTCGGTTGCTTCACGGGTAATGCTGGCTATGGCAATCGGGCCGCCCAGATTTTGAGTAACCGAAATGTCGCCGGTTATCATCCGGGTAAAACCCTGTACAATGCCTACTGTTTGTTCTATGGTTTGATTATATCCTTCGCCAACAGATTCCCATAGTCCATATTCGATACGCTTCAGACCTAAGGTTTGGATTTGGGGTGAAGCAATCCCGATGGTTTTAGTGTCCGGGTCAGGAGTAATAGACGCATAGAAAACCGAATCCTCCCGCTGCACTCCAAAATTAACCGCGGAATCTGCATTTTGAATAATCTCTACCAATTGAACCCAGTATTTGACGGTATCACCATTTGCCGATACTATACGATCACCGGCTTGTAATCCGGCTTCTGCAGCGGGTCTTCCGGCAGGAACCGATGAAATTTTACTTGGAAAAGAATAGGTCGGATCCAAAAAACCGCGTGTTTGCAGGCTATCCAGGAAATTTGGAGTAACAGGAACGGAGATTTGCTGTCCGTCTCTCATCACCATATACGTCAGGTTATTTGAAGTGAGTTCAGAAGCGGAAACCAGTTCATTGAAATAAGCAACTCGTTGCCCGTTCACGCCTACAATTTTGTCTCCGGTTTCGAAGCCTATTTCATGCAAAATAGAGGTTTCAGGAACATAAATTCCCTCGGTTTCATCAATGGGCAGTACGGCTTTACCCTGGCTGTAGGTCAACCCAAAGTAGATGAAGAATGCCAAAATCATGTTAAAGATAACCCCGGCCGTAATGGTTACGATACGCTGCCAAACGGGTTTACTTCGGTATTCCCAGGGCTCGGGTTCTTTTTCCAGATGATCAGTATCCATGCTTTCATCAATCATCCCGGATATTTTCACATATCCGCCAAGCGGTGTTGCTCCAATGCAGTAATCGGTGTCTCCTTTTTGGAAGCCCCATACCCGGGGTGGAAATCCAATCGAGAAGCGCTCAACCCGCATTCCAAAAAACTTTGCTGCTAGAAAGTGCCCCAGTTCATGAATAAAAACCAGGATCATCAGTGCTCCGCCAAAAATGAGGAGCGTATTTAATAAGCTTAAAAACCAGTCCATGTAAATTATTTAATAATTGTATGCGCGTAGCTTCGCGTCTCTTTGTCGATTTCTTTTAACGTCTCTGCGTTCAAACTATCATTCAATTCGATGTTAGCCAAACTTTCTTTTACAATTTCAGGGATGTGAATATAACCAATTTCTTTGTTCAAAAATCGCTCAACGGCAACTTCATTTGCAGCGTTTAAAACGGCAGGTGCGTACCCTCCCTTCGAGATACTATCCATTGCTAATTTAACACAGGGAAACTTATCAAAATCAACGGGTTCAAAGGTGAGGTTCTGAGCTTCATTCCAATTCATTCTCGGGGTATCTAAGGGGAACCGATCAGGGTAACTCAACGCATAAATTATAGGCACTTTCATATCCGGTAAACCCAGCTGTGCTTTACTGGATCCGTCTATAAAAGTAATCATGGAATGGATAATACTTTGGGGATGAATGACGGGCTGAATTTTTTCTACGGGAAGATCAAAAAGCCAGTGTGCTTCTATGATTTCCAGGCCTTTGTTCATCATGGTTGAGGAGTCGATGGTAATTTTTGCTCCCATGCTCCAGTTGGGGTGATCAAGAGCTTGTTCAACAGTAACCTGTTGCATCTGCTCTTTACTTAACTCCCGAAAAGGTCCGCCACTTGCTGTAATGATAATCTTTTCGATGTCACCTATCGACTCTCCCACCAAACATTGCAGCATGGCGCTGTGTTCAGAATCTACCGGAATGAGCTGAGCCTCTGATTTTTTGAGTTCGGTCATAATCAACTCTCCACCCACTACCAATGACTCTTTATTAGCCAGTGCCACTTTCTTTCCTGAACGAATGGCTTCCAGTGTGGATTCAAAACCGGCGAAGCCTACAAGACTGTTCAAAACTGTATCTACTTCAGGCAGAGAAGCTATGGCAGGAAGATGCTCAGCACCCGACATTACTTTGGTTTCGGACACGGTTTGTTTCAAATCTGCATAATGTTCTTCATTGCTGATGAGAACATAGGCAGGGTTGAATTCCTGAACCTGCTCTGCCAGTAATTCCCAGTTGGAATGGGCGGTAAGAGCAACGATTTCAAACTTATCGGGGTGTTGCCGTACTATCTCAAGCGTCTGTGTTCCAATGGATCCGGTCGATCCCAGAATAGCCAGTTTTTGTTTCTTCAAATCCTTGTCGATTTAGTTCTTCGACAAATTAAGCAATGATTAATAAAAGACCATTTAAACTTTGTTCGATTTACGAGGATACAAATCTAATGTTTATAAGCTTCACATAATAAATGCACTATTCTAATCTAAGTAGCTTGATAAATATAATTTACGGTCTATATTAGGTATTGCTAATCTTAAAAGAGAATAACTATTAGCGGGGTATTGGCCTGTAGCTGCATTCGGCCAAGAAGTACAAACAATAATTATTTAATAGAAAATTATGGGATACATAAACAAAGGTACTAATAGTACCAGGCTGCTGATATTGGTATGTCTGGGTTTTTTAATCATGGCTTTAATGCCAAAAAATGTTGAAGCAAGTCATTTCAGATATGGAACTATGAGTTGGTCTCCTACCGGTAATCCGGGGGAAGTTGAGATCAGAATGAAAGTTGTGTTTAGATTATTTGGTTCCTTTTCTGTTGGTGATAATATAACTGTAGGTAATTTAGCAATGGGAGATGGCTCTTTTGAACAGGTCATTGCCACTGTTACCAATATAAATGTTGCTGACAACTATTTCGAAGGTGAGGTAGTTATCAGGAAAACATACAGTGGTGCAGGTCCTTATAATGTTAGTTGGAATAGTTGTTGTCGAATTAGCGGTATAAGTAATGCAAGTGGTATATGGAATTTGCAAACAGTGATTACTCCACTATCTGGAAACTCCTCTCCGGTAAGTAATCAATTCCCGATTGTAAATGTAGGGCAAGGTACTGCTTCAACATTTTTTGTAAGTGCCGCTGATCCTGATGGTGATAATCTACGGTTTAGAATTGCAAATCCTTCAGAATTTGGTGCCCAGAGTGCTGTTCCAAATTTGTCCATCGATCCTAATACTGGTTTAATGACATGGAATAATTCAGGGTTACCTTTAGGGAGTCGCTGGGCTGTGATGGTAGTAGTTGAAGACCTGGATGCTAATGGAAACGTCAAGACATCAACACCGGTTGATTTCATGATGGACATTGTTCAAGTTCAAAGTGATCCTCCGGTTTGTGAAATATCAAATGCAGGACCAATAGAGGCAACCGTTGGAAATAATGTAGGGTTTAATATCACAGCTACTGCAGATGATCCAAGTTATGGTATCTCTTTAGCAGGTATAGGTATACCTTCAGGCAGTTCATTCTCCCCTTCTTTACCGGTTTCAGGTACTGGCTCTGTAACTTCCACTTATAATTGGTCTCCCTCAGCAGTTCAGACTGGAAGTTTTGTGCTTACATTTTCAGCTACAGACCAATTTGGCCAGCAGTCTCAATGTAGCATAACTATAAATGTTACAGATAACCGGCCGCCAGTTGCTGATGCAGGCCAAGATATAACGACTACTGCGACAGGACAGACGACACCTGTAACCTTAGATGGCAGTGGTTCATCAGACCCTGATGGTGATGCACTTACTTATAGTTGGACAGATGGAACTACAACGGCTAATGGTGTAAGCCCAACATTAAATCTTGCCGATGGTGTTTACACCTTTACACTTACTGTTTCAGATGGTGATGCAACCGACACCGACGAAGTAACCGTAACCGTTGAAAATACAATACCGATTGCCGATGCAGGTGAAGATGTTACAAACGAGTGCCCGGATTATGAGGTAACTTTAGATGCAAGTGGTACTACAGATGCTGATGGTGATGATCTGACATATACATGGACAGGTTCATTCGGATCTGTTAGTGGGATTTCGAGTACTGTAACACTACCACTAGGTACTCATGAAATTATACTTACAGTTGACGACACGGATGGCGGGTCAGATCAAGACACTGTTTATGTGACTATCGAAGACACAACACCACCCGAACTGTTAACCGATAGTGATCCATATATTCTATGGCCACCAAATCACAAATACCACACCTTTAGTATAACCGATTTTGTAACCTCTGTGGAGGATGCATGTGATGCTAACGTGGATATTTCTTCAGTTGTGATTACCAAGGTTCGAAGCGATGAACCAGAAGAACAAGCTGGTTCTAATAACGGAAAAGGCAAGAACGGTGGCGGCGGTGATGGAAATACATCTGATGATATTGTTATAGCTGATGATGGACTATCTGTCGATTTACGAGCTGAAAGGCTTGGCGGTGGCAATGGTCGTGTGTACACCATTTTTGTAGGAGTTGTAGATAATAGTGGTAACTCATCTGAAGCCTCCTATCAGGTTCATGTACCAAAAAATCCAAATACTACTGCCACTGACGATGGCTTGACCTATGGTTATGAAGTAGCAGGACTCACTCCTACCGCACCGGGAGCTACTCCTTCCTCCATCGTAAGTAATACACAAGCTGGATCAAATACTTTTGGAAATTCAGATATCGAATACGGAGTAAATAACTCTGATAATCCTGAATCCTTTGTATTAAACCAAAATTATCCTAATCCCTTTAACCCGACAACGGTGATTAGCTTTAGTGTTCCATCTAAAGAGATGGTAAGCATTAAAATCTATGATCTAACCGGACGCTTAATAGCTACATTAGTTAATAGTGTTAAATCCCAGGGTAATTATGAAGTAACCTTTAATGCTGAAAACATAAACAGTGGCATCTATTTATACAGGATGACAGCTGGAAATTATACTGAAATAAGAAAAATGACTCTTATCAAGTAATTTAAAATCAATAGATAAAAGCCGTAATCTTAACTGATTACGGCTTTTTTTATTAGTTAAAAACCCATTTCTTTTGCCACTTCATACATTTGTGCATGGGCAACCACCGTATCATTAAGTGTAGGGGCATATCCACCTGAGAGTAACAATACCAAAGGCAGATTTCGTTGAGTGATGGTCTCGATAACAATTCGCTCTCTTTCCCTGAGTCCATTTAGAGTAAGTGATAACCGGCCAAAGTGATCCGCCTCCAACGGATCAATTCCACCTAAGTAATACACAAGGTCAGGGTTGAAATCATGTAGAATTGAATCGAGTGCGGAGATAAGGGCTTTATGGTAATCTTCGTCTTCGGTTTTATCGGGCAAACCAACATCTAAATCGGAAGGCGGTTTCTTGAACGGATAGTTCTTTTCTCCATGAATAGAGAACGTAAATACACTGGGATCATCTGCAAAGATATGAGCCGTTCCGTTGCCCTGATGAACATCACAATCGATTACCATCACTTTATTCACCCATTTGGATTGCTGCAACACTTTGATAGCCACGGCCACATCATTAAATACGCAAAATCCTTCTCCTAAATCCGGCATGGCATGATGGGTGCCACCCGCTAAATTACCGGCAATCCCATCTTGCAGGGCCATGAGTCCGGCATTAATGGTCCCCTGAACAGCCAGCCTTGAACGTATAGCAAGAGATTTACTCCAGGGTAACCCCATTCTCCGCTCTTCCTTACGGTCTAAGGTTCCCTCCCAGATTGCTTGCGTGTACCTGGGCGTATGTGCCATAATCAGGTTTGAGTGATCGACCATAGAAGGCTCTATGATTTCGGAAGTTTTAAGAACCCCACGATCCAATAAATAGCAATGCAGGCCACTGAACTTCTTCATCGGGAAGATATGATCATCAGGCATATCGGCAACGTAACCGGGGCTGTAGCTAACTCTCAAGGTGTAATAAATTCTTTAGTTCAATTTGATGATCCCCATCATCCGGCCACTATTATCTTTCTGCCGGCGATATGAATAATAGTTTTCATCTTCTATAGTACAGGAATCATCTATTTCAATATGATCGCTTTCAATGCCTTCATCTATCAGCTGCTGTCTGATAAAAGCCTTTAGGTTAACATGGGGTTTGGCATAATTCGTTCTGTCCACAAATCGGTCAGGAAATTCAGTGGCTACTTCTTCCCCAACCTCAAAATTCTGGAGTGAAATACACGGACTCACATATACTTTTATATATTCTGGTTCAGCTCCAAGTGCCTTCATTTTTCGGATTGTTTTTGGCACAATATCAGCAACTGCTCCCCGCCAACCGGCATGAGCGGCTGCAATTACTTTATTCTCACTATCCGCGAGTAGTACAGCAGCACAATCGGCTACCTGTATGGCAAGGGCTAACCCGGACTTGGTAGTTACGAAGCCATCGGTTCCTTCATAGATCCCTCCTTCGATCACTTCTTTAATATCCGTTTTGTGAACCTGAACTCCATAAGCTATTTGGTTTTCATCCAGACCAATCTCTTTTAATAATCGCTGGCGATTTTCAAGAACAGCGGACGCCTTTTCAGCAGTATTAAGCCCTAAATTTAAACCGGGAATAGCTCGATTGGGATGAACCGATTCCTGATTTCTCAGCGTGAACCAGCTTGAAACAGAGTCATTGTTCAGCAGATTCGGTTTTATAAGCTTAATTCGGAAAGACATCTTCTAACTTCATTTTTATGAGTCCGGTTGGGAATTCTTGTCCTGTCCAGAGTTTAAAGGCTTTCGCTCCTTGGTAAATCAGCATATCTAAACCTTCAACTGGAATTCCACCCACTGTTTTGGCTTGTTTCAGAAATTTAGTTTCGCGGGGATTATACACCACATCATAGCATATTTTATCAGATAGCAATTCTGCCTCTTGATCTTTTACCGGAGATGCATCGGTATTGGGTGTCATTCCAAGTGGTGTTGCATTTATTATGATGGCTGCTTCTTCAGCATAAGCACTCCAGTTATCATAATTACACATGATGATATCAGATTGCTCATCATACCGGCCCGGGCGACGGGAAACCATCACTATCTCTTCAACACCAAGTTCACGCAGTGCATAACAAATAGCTTTTGTTGCGCCGCCGGTTCCAAAAATAATGGCTCGCTCACCGGCAAGCTGGTCTTCATACTCCTCTATAGGAACGCGGAACCCATATTCATCGGTATTTTCACCAATAATTTTTCCGTCTCTTTTTACAATGGTATTGATGGCCCCGATTTGTGCGGCCTCCATACCCAGCGTGTCCATGGCATTAAACAATGTCTCCTTATAAGGGATGGTAATGTTTGCCCCAAGGAACTCTAACCGGTTAAAGTGGGCAATCAGGGTTGATATCTCACTGTTACGGACGGCTACGGCGTGGTATTCGGCCTTCAATCCGTGATGATCCAGAGCCGTATTATGCATTAATGGAGAAACGCTGTGACTTATTGGACTGCCAATTAATAAATAATGAGGTTGACGGCTCGATTCTGACTGTAAAAACTTGCTGAAATCCATAGTACTTTAAAAATGACAAAAAAAATGCGCATCGGTGAGATGCGCATCAAGTAATGTAAATAATATAAAGATTGAAATACCTTATGCGGTAACTTCTTCTTCGGTCTCTTCCGTTGGCTCGATTGGAGTTTCCTTGAAGGTTCCGCCTTCAGCTAATTCCTTGAATTTCTCCAGGTCTTTTTTGAGCTGAGCAGGTGAATCTTCAATGAAAGAAGCCAATTCTTCTTCAGGATCACCGAAAAAAGTACGGTAGTCCAGAGAAAACTCAACGCGTGTGCGTTCGCCGTTATCAAGCGGAGTAAATCGAATAGTTCCGGTTTGATTCAGATTACCGTTGATAGTAATCCAGGCAAAGCGAGTATTACGAAGATTATCGATAAGATTGGTTGTCCACTGATACTCTTCTCCTCCAATGTCAGTCTTGTATTCGAAAGTTTGAGAGTTAACTCTCTCTACTAAATCTATACGTTCCAAAAACTTAGGAAATTCAACTGGGTTAGAAAGGAGCTCGTACACTTTGGCAAGAGGTAGATCAATTTCGATTCTTTCGTGCGCCATAATTTATTACTTGGTAGTTATGATCGTTAGAATTGTATTCTTTTGATGAACTGGTTGTCATGGAAACAGGCAGGACTCATCCAGATTGCTTTAAATTTACGGATAAAAAGATTAAGCCTCAATGTTCATCACAGATAAATAATC
The nucleotide sequence above comes from Gracilimonas sp.. Encoded proteins:
- a CDS encoding glycosyltransferase; its protein translation is MKVGYVSPMSIAAVNGGLRTQALMTTKHIMSFGVEPKLISPWDDMKAMNLDLVHVFGASIENVGIVDQVKAMGLPLALSPVFFSNRKAAFIKRALKMERLSSAFGSGIRSDFSVKTELCSKSDLVLPNTSAEADLIRDGFSIPESQIQIIPNGVEQKFAEARPQLFIDTYGLKDFVLFAGQAGAKRKNVIKLLEVAPDLDAPVVIIGSFYKDEYGEKCRILAAEAGNVTLIETLDHDSELLASAYAASSVFVLPSQFETPGIAAMEAALAGSRIVITEKGGTKDYFDGYAEFVNPDSSKSILNGIKEALKRESSDTLKNHILENYTWQRVAELTANQYKRVLE
- the wecB gene encoding UDP-N-acetylglucosamine 2-epimerase (non-hydrolyzing) is translated as MKKILIAFGTRPEVIKLAPVILELRESMDVTILHTGQHKELVDPMLSLFDIQPDINLDIMKPNQDLFELTQSLLPKLKEIIEENEPDFVMVQGDTTTSYLTALSSFYQKIPVLHVEAGLRSHTPYYPFPEEMNRRQITHLAHFHFAPTELNKKNLLKEGIAEEAISVTGNTVIDALKIITESEAFTNSTPDILTKINYNQKLLVLTAHRRENHGKPLVNVFKAVKQLLASNEDLTVIFPAHPNPNVLAAIEQVQIKDERFKRTCPFDYLTFLHVLRRADLILTDSGGIQEEASALGKPVLVLRNETERQELIESGLGKLVGTDQETIISEANEWLQSDNYPNASSVFGKGNATAIIKEVIENQL
- the pssA gene encoding CDP-diacylglycerol--serine O-phosphatidyltransferase, with the translated sequence MKYPIQKKYHSFKQRRQRRKEQKPPVNKKIAVPSFFTLMNLFSGFLAIISISNGDFIRGAWLIALAGLFDVFDGLMARLANATSDFGIELDSISDMVSFGVAPGFLIYSWSLHELGFVGIMVSALPPLCGAVRLARFNVNARLHPRPDFFVGLPIPAQAIILGAFFLTFRDSMELFSFLENGVNSVLIPFIVVISFLMVSTLPFDKIPRFDRQTIKEQKGKFVLFLVYLVLILAFKEYGLMAVFTLFMLKGIIVGAIQFFTDDYGPAGVDEFQDYS
- a CDS encoding phosphatidylserine decarboxylase family protein — its product is MLSKEGYPTIALVLTVSILVCGFAYYFLNHWFTYVIYTGMGTLSALTIFFFRDPDRNIPDDENLIISPADGKVVFVKEINEDVYLKDKATQISIFLSPLNVHVNRNPVSGSLEYVKYHPGEYLMAWTEHASELNERADFGVLHPSNTKIFFRQITGFLARRIVYNIKEGDELKVGERFGIMKFGSRMDVVVPGNVEVKVKPGDTTKAGESIIGEIKAKSSA
- the rseP gene encoding RIP metalloprotease RseP yields the protein MDWFLSLLNTLLIFGGALMILVFIHELGHFLAAKFFGMRVERFSIGFPPRVWGFQKGDTDYCIGATPLGGYVKISGMIDESMDTDHLEKEPEPWEYRSKPVWQRIVTITAGVIFNMILAFFIYFGLTYSQGKAVLPIDETEGIYVPETSILHEIGFETGDKIVGVNGQRVAYFNELVSASELTSNNLTYMVMRDGQQISVPVTPNFLDSLQTRGFLDPTYSFPSKISSVPAGRPAAEAGLQAGDRIVSANGDTVKYWVQLVEIIQNADSAVNFGVQREDSVFYASITPDPDTKTIGIASPQIQTLGLKRIEYGLWESVGEGYNQTIEQTVGIVQGFTRMITGDISVTQNLGGPIAIASITREATDQAGWIGFWNITALLSITLAILNILPIPALDGGHLVFLLYEGITRREPSEKVRMIAQQIGFFLMIGLFIFVMFNDAFRYFGL
- the dxr gene encoding 1-deoxy-D-xylulose-5-phosphate reductoisomerase; the encoded protein is MKKQKLAILGSTGSIGTQTLEIVRQHPDKFEIVALTAHSNWELLAEQVQEFNPAYVLISNEEHYADLKQTVSETKVMSGAEHLPAIASLPEVDTVLNSLVGFAGFESTLEAIRSGKKVALANKESLVVGGELIMTELKKSEAQLIPVDSEHSAMLQCLVGESIGDIEKIIITASGGPFRELSKEQMQQVTVEQALDHPNWSMGAKITIDSSTMMNKGLEIIEAHWLFDLPVEKIQPVIHPQSIIHSMITFIDGSSKAQLGLPDMKVPIIYALSYPDRFPLDTPRMNWNEAQNLTFEPVDFDKFPCVKLAMDSISKGGYAPAVLNAANEVAVERFLNKEIGYIHIPEIVKESLANIELNDSLNAETLKEIDKETRSYAHTIIK